In Podospora pseudopauciseta strain CBS 411.78 chromosome 3, whole genome shotgun sequence, one genomic interval encodes:
- a CDS encoding hypothetical protein (COG:S; EggNog:ENOG503P1TD), whose protein sequence is MSTPSRARALRSTCASTPWTAPAAPTTGRQLQQPSTSPPQSQPQPPSHLPHQSRPLSTTVPAQPAINFHSHPPLSFPSSADPDQKPPDKDRKVKLGKTLRTLQSHLPTILLSPLPQEILSPSITLHLFPSTHPHLPAVSGRISYIAALLSSPIAWNRLPLVGNVRLEILSERMIKDPHYSSPAFRQTRPKDAFGEQLIVRWRTTGGKQKLGKAKGEKNGWLPWEKDDGGKQGGVDTEYKAPVGTAQGVGSGKEFTGLFIFDFDTEGRIISHTIEHVEQGGQWERGVGAKVVGLTDWLLGGFRGGDGGAPCPAFAGNRGGCFEGSGKGR, encoded by the exons ATGTCTACACCATCAAGAGCTCGAGCTCTGCGATCAACATGCGCATCAACACCATGGACAGCTCCCGCAGCTCCCACAACCGGTAGACAGCTCCAGcaaccctcaacctcaccaccacaatcacaaccacaaccaccatcccacctACCACACCAATCTCGCCCCCTTTCAACAACAGTACCGGCCCAACCCGCAATAAACTtccactcccaccccccgctatcctttccctcctccgcagACCCGGACCAAAAACCCCCAGACAAAGACCGCAAAGTCAAGCTCGGCAAAA CCCTAAGAACCCTCcaatcccacctccccaccatcctcctctcccccctcccccaagaaatcctctccccctccataACCTTgcacctcttcccctccactcacccccacctccccgccgtcTCAGGCCGAATCTCCTACATCGCCGCCCTCTTGTCGTCACCAATAGCATGGAACCGCCTCCCCCTCGTCGGCAACGTCCGCTTGGAAATCCTTTCCGAACGAATGATCAAAGACCCTCACTACTCCTCCCCCGCGTTCCGACAGACGAGACCGAAGGATGCTTTTGGGGAGCAGCTGATTGTTAGGTGGAGGACCACGGGGGGGAAGCAAAAGTTGGGAAAGgcaaagggggagaagaatgGGTGGTTGCCTTGGGAGAAAGATGACGGAGGGAAGCAAGGGGGGGTAGACACGGAATATAAAGCCCCGGTGGGGACGGCGCAGGGGGTGGGTAGTGGCAAAGAGTTTACCGGGTTGTTTATTTTTGATTTTGACACGGAGGGGAGGATAATCAGTCATACTATCGAGCATGTTGAGCAGGGGGGgcagtgggagaggggggtgggggctaaggtggtggggttgacggattggttgttgggggggtttagagggggggacgggggggCGCCTTGTCCTGCTTTTGCGGGGAAtagggggggttgttttgaggggagtgggaaggggaggtga
- a CDS encoding hypothetical protein (EggNog:ENOG503P3WI) has protein sequence MSHVTPHWPQPSHPTIQQVIYATDDTSFTTRSLSLITLPPFGLFAKLDFPPCTPAPSPTYATVQCGINSHLNLNSDLLYINHSCDPSLIFDTTNLVVMAGPKGLKVGEELTFFYPSTEYAMAQPFDCFCGSSSCKGRISGARDMKPEQLEGVFLNAHIRELLGMNGTKGGQDDETAKALREVVRAAERALNGYLAAKGGAAGKGEEKKINGVKKVLNGGYANGNGIEIEAEGLRARGTTSRELSGEMGGDTRA, from the coding sequence ATGTCCCACGTGACCCCCCACTGgccccaaccctcccaccccaccatccaacAAGTCATCTACGCCACCGACGACACCTCCTTCACAACCAgatccctctccctcatcaccctcccccccttcggCCTCTTCGCCAAGCTAGACTTCCCCCCCtgcacccccgccccctccccaacctatGCTACCGTCCAGTGCGGGATCAActcccacctcaacctcaactcTGACCTCCTCTACATCAACCACTCGTGcgacccctccctcatcttcgacaccaccaacctcgtcGTCATGGCCGGACCAAAAGGGCTCAAAGTCGGGGAGGAACTCACCTTCTTCTACCCCTCGACTGAATACGCCATGGCCCAGCCGTTCGACTGCTTCTGTGGAAGCAGCAGCTGTAAAGGACGGATCAGCGGCGCGAGGGATATGAAGCCTGAGCAGCTGGAGGGTGTGTTTCTCAACGCGCATATTAGGGAGCTGCTGGGGATGAACGGGACAAAGGGGGGACAAGATGATGAGACCGCAAAGGCGCTGAGGGAGGTTGTCAGGGCTGCCGAGCGGGCTTTGAACGGGTACTTGGCTGCTAAGGGTGGTGCTGCCGGcaagggggaggaaaagaaaatcaatggggtgaagaaggtttTGAACGGGGGTTATGCCAACGGAAACGGGATCGAGATTGAGGctgaggggttgagggccAGGGGAACGACGTCACGGGAGCTGAgcggggagatggggggtgaTACGAGGGCTTAg